A window of the Gossypium hirsutum isolate 1008001.06 chromosome A05, Gossypium_hirsutum_v2.1, whole genome shotgun sequence genome harbors these coding sequences:
- the LOC121229538 gene encoding anthocyanidin 3-O-glucosyltransferase UFGT — translation MSATQSLKEKHVAVLAFPFGSHDLTILGLACKLARAAPNVQFSFFTIPKSNHSKFSTFKFNVPNNIRTYDVEDGVPVNHVFSGNPVERLDLFLKATLGNFQKGLDVAVMETGRKVNCFVTDMFLTFAADMAEDMKATWIPLCVSIPHNLSAHVYTDLIRRLFSHVGGDKNGGQHQTLELIPGLSPMHVKDLSDEILPRHSNETFFSDTLCKIGCVLPRSTAIVMNFCQELYPTPLFDDLKSIFGTAAAPPGEELEALAEAIEESDIPFIWSLNNDHKHHLPNGFLQRTNKRGKLVPWAPQAMVLGHASAGVFVTHCGANSVFESIANGVPMVCRPMFGDHWMIGRVVEEIWGVGVKVEGLVFTKSGVLESLKLVLGHEQGRQMRERIKALRELVLKAVAPSGSASQDFKTLVETILNS, via the exons ATGTCAGCGACCCAAAGCTTAAAAGAAAAACATGTTGCTGTCTTGGCCTTCCCATTTGGCAGTCACGATCTAACCATCCTAGGACTGGCATGTAAGTTGGCTCGTGCAGCGCCGAATGTGCAGTTTTCTTTCTTCACCATACCAAAATCTAATCATTCTAAGTTTTCCACTTTTAAATTTAATGTCCCCAACAATATCAGAACTTATGATGTGGAGGATGGTGTGCCTGTAAATCATGTTTTTAGTGGAAACCCAGTGGAGAGATTGGACCTTTTCCTTAAAGCAACTCTTGGAAATTTTCAAAAGGGCTTAGATGTTGCAGTAATGGAAACGGGAAGGAAAGTTAACTGCTTTGTCACGGATATGTTCTTGACGTTTGCTGCAGATATGGCTGAGGATATGAAGGCTACTTGGATCCCTCTTTGTGTTTCGATTCCTCATAATCTGTCAGCCCATGTTTACACTGATCTCATTCGCAGGCTATTCAGTCATGTGGGTGGTGATAAAAATGGTGGCCAACACCAAACTTTAGAGCTTATTCCTGGGTTGTCTCCAATGCATGTTAAAGATTTATCTGATGAAATATTGCCTAGACATTCAAATGAAACGTTCTTTTCTGACACGTTGTGTAAAATCGGATGTGTTTTGCCTCGATCTACCGCCATTGTTATGAATTTCTGCCAGGAACTTTATCCTACGCCACTCTTTGATGATCTCAAATCCAT CTTTGGAACAGCGGCAGCGCCACCGGGCGAGGAGTTAGAAGCCTTGGCAGAGGCAATTGAAGAGAGTGACATTCCGTTTATTTGGTCTCTCAATAACGACCATAAGCACCATTTACCAAATGGGTTCCTTCAACGGACAAACAAGCGAGGGAAACTCGTTCCGTGGGCACCCCAAGCTATGGTGTTGGGACATGCTTCGGCAGGTGTGTTCGTGACACATTGTGGGGCAAACTCTGTGTTTGAAAGCATTGCAAATGGAGTCCCAATGGTCTGTAGACCGATGTTTGGGGACCACTGGATGATTGGACGTGTGGTGGAGGAAATATGGGGGGTTGGTGTTAAAGTTGAGGGGCTTGTGTTCACTAAGAGTGGGGTACTCGAGAGCTTGAAACTGGTTTTAGGACATGAACAAGGGAGGCAAATGAGAGAAAGGATTAAAGCACTGAGAGAGCTCGTTTTGAAAGCAGTAGCACCAAGTGGAAGTGCTTCGCAAGACTTCAAAACTTTAGTTGAAACAATCTTAAATTCTTAA